The proteins below come from a single Portunus trituberculatus isolate SZX2019 chromosome 34, ASM1759143v1, whole genome shotgun sequence genomic window:
- the LOC123512724 gene encoding uncharacterized protein LOC123512724 isoform X1, with amino-acid sequence MSAVVCRPFPFASALRYTAGGTESCVAVLHFALSREYTYSSGGGRFSAALMTVLTRDTQVTRRYTVKDPSQRVGSPSCVGYRWHGICFVTNGLMGPFYYWLLKAGIDSSPFFRWIDGTCIYCLVSRMA; translated from the exons ATGTCCGCAGTGGTATGTCGCCCGTTCCCCTTCGCCTCCGCCCTTCGTTATACGGCCGGAGGAACGGAGTCGTGTGTTGCTGTATTACACTTCG CCCTGTCACGCGAGTATACGtacagcagcggtggtgggcgTTTCTCTGCAGCGCTGATGACCGTACTGACACGAGACACGCAGGTAACACGGCG GTACACGGTCAAAGATCCCTCCCAACGAGTAGGCAGCCCGTCCTGTGTTGGGTATAGATGGCACGGAATTTGCTTCGTGACGA ATGGATTGATGGGACCTTTCTACTATTGGTTATTAAAGGCAGGAATCGACTCGTCACCGTTTTTCAGATGGATTGATGGGACCTGCATATACTGTCTGGTGAGTAGGATGGCGTAA
- the LOC123512724 gene encoding uncharacterized protein LOC123512724 isoform X2, translated as MSAVVCRPFPFASALRYTAGGTESCVAVLHFALSREYTYSSGGGRFSAALMTVLTRDTQVTRRYTVKDPSQRVGSPSCVGYRWHGICFVTNGLMGPFYYWLLKAGIDSSPFFRWIDGTCIYCLYF; from the exons ATGTCCGCAGTGGTATGTCGCCCGTTCCCCTTCGCCTCCGCCCTTCGTTATACGGCCGGAGGAACGGAGTCGTGTGTTGCTGTATTACACTTCG CCCTGTCACGCGAGTATACGtacagcagcggtggtgggcgTTTCTCTGCAGCGCTGATGACCGTACTGACACGAGACACGCAGGTAACACGGCG GTACACGGTCAAAGATCCCTCCCAACGAGTAGGCAGCCCGTCCTGTGTTGGGTATAGATGGCACGGAATTTGCTTCGTGACGA ATGGATTGATGGGACCTTTCTACTATTGGTTATTAAAGGCAGGAATCGACTCGTCACCGTTTTTCAGATGGATTGATGGGACCTGCATATACTGTCTG TACTTCTAG
- the LOC123512723 gene encoding uncharacterized protein LOC123512723, which translates to MWVDAFFLTSVTGGEMQCGSESGLWFVVLSVLRDVRTPDKARIASALSVLCHGAAASRHMSASEWKSKVACFSASFRTVYHDSGGGDHPSVLLELMVPLPVTAWRVALCGTVWSGRVPTSLVAHLTWVGPALLGGKSNHVSPVPRVEVKTTTNAGE; encoded by the exons ATGTGGGTAGACGCATTTTTCTTGACTTCAGTAACCG GAGGGGAGATGCAGTGCGGAAGTGAAAGTGGCCTGTGGTTCGTCGTGCTGAGCGTCCTGCGAGACGTGAGGACACCAGACAAGGCACGCATTGCCTCTGCCCTCAGTGTCCTGTGTCACGGTGCCGCCGCGTCGCGCCACATGTCTGCCAGCGAATGGAAGTCGAAAGTGGCGTGTTTCAGTGCGTCTTTTCG gaCCGTTTACCATgacagtggaggtggtgatcaTCCTTCAGTACTGCTCGAGTTG ATGGTGCCGCTTCCTGTGACGGCGTGGCGAGTTGCGTTGTGTGGCACTGTCTGGAGCGGGAGGGTGCCCACGTCACTAGTGGCTCACCTCACCTGGGTGGGGCCGGCACTCCTAGGCGGAAAAAGTAATCACGTGTCGCCTGTTCCGAGGGTAGAAGTGAAGACGACGACCAATGCAGGAGAATGA